The Trypanosoma brucei brucei TREU927 chromosome 9, whole genome shotgun sequence genome includes a window with the following:
- a CDS encoding hypothetical protein (GPI-Anchor Signal predicted for Tb09.v1.0900 by DGPI v2.04, no cleavage site predicted), which produces MCYSDSYQVFYSMLSFHSLSSVVASAYNMATPLRLHTGPFSYLFFTIYLLVYDYAYCHARVVKLVRSIILSLSVCLYSVLSTIFLMCFVSLTLTILLTRWHLLHSWHFLILFMKPIWFSQTFFYINSVQGRKNIQSLLSLSLLLLSLLLILLLLLL; this is translated from the coding sequence ATGTGTTACTCTGATTCGTATCAAGTGTTTTACTCCATGTTATCTTTCCATTCTCTctcttctgttgttgcttctgcgTATAACATGGCGACTCCATTGAGGCTACACACTGGACCATTTTCCTACTTATTTTTCACCATCTATCTTCTTGTGTATGATTATGCGTATTGTCATGCCCGTGTTGTAAAATTGGTACGTTCCATTATCTTGTCTCTTTCTGTCTGTCTCTATAGCGTTCTATCAACAATATTTCTCATGTGCTTCGTGTCTCTCACACTTACCATCCTACTCACCCGTTGGCACTTACTTCACTCTTGGCATTTTTTGATTCTATTTATGAAGCCAATTTGGTTTTCGCAAACATTCTTTTATATTAATAGTGTACAAGGTCGCAAAAATATACagtcattattatcattatcattgttattattatcattactattaatATTACTacttcttttattataa